GCGCCGCAACGATACACTTGGTCTTTAATACGAGCCATTGTCGTCTCAAACGCTAATGATGGTGTTGATGCAATATACACTAAATCACCATCTTTAATTCTAACTTGACGATGTTGACCGCGACACATTGCTTCAACTGCCTTGAGTGGCTCACCGACGTCCCCAGTCTCTAAAATAACCACTTCTTCGTCCGGAGTTGTATTCAAATGCTTAATTTGTCCCAAAATACGGCGGCTCGGAATTTTAATTTTATCCATTTCTAATGCTGTATCGACAATATCATATAATTCAGTACCAGAGAAAAAGATTTTACGATTTGTTTGATATGCTGCATCCATCACTTGTTGGATACGCGAAATATTGCTGCCAATACATGCTACAATCACACGACCATCCGCATTTGAAAAAGTCTCTACAATCTCATCTAGTACACGTAAATCACTAACATTATCAAAACTGCTCTCTGCATTAGCCGAATCACTTAATAAGGCTAAAACGCCTGTCTCACCGATATCGGTTAAACGTCCAAATTCTGTTTGATATAATGGTGTCGCGCCGGCATCAAAACGAAAATCACCCGTGTAAACAATTTGTCCTTCATCGGTATGAATGACAATACCTACAGAACCTGGGATAGAGTGGGTTGTTTTGAAAAATGTCACGTGAGCATCTTCAAATTCAATTTCCATTTTTTCATCAATTTTAAAGAAGTTTTCTAACCGGTCGCCCAAGCCTTTAGCTTTAGCCGTAATAGACGCAATCGCAATTGTAAATTCAGTCCCAAATACAGGCGCATCTACAACTTCTAATAAATAAGGTAATGCACCTACGGCATCTGCATGTCCATGTGTTAAGAAAATTCCGACAATTCGTTCTTTATTGTCCTCCAAGTAAGAAAAATCTGGAATCACATAATCGATACCGAGCATTTCCCCTTCTGGATATACTAAACCACAGTCAAGCACGAAAATCGATTGGTTCACCTCAACTGCATATAAGTTTTTCCCTGCTTCTCGCACCCCACCGAGTGGGATGATTTGTATTTTACTCATTTTACACCTCTGTATTAATTTTTCCACTGTTCTTATAAGAGCAACGCCATTGGCTTTCAACGCGTCATACTCTTTTCGCTAACAATTATTATAACACAATTTCACGTTAAATGGTTTAGATTAAGCAAGAATGTCACTAGCAATTTTATACCAATCTAAAAAAAGGATTGCCCTCATGTCAGTTATGACACGATGACAATCCTGCATCGGTTATGCTTATTGTTGTTCTTTTAACAATGCTTCAAATTCATTTAGGCGAGTTTCAAACACATCCAAAGCTGCATCAATATAATCACTTTGCGTCATATCTAAACCGGCTGTTTTGATAGTGTCAATTGGATACTGACTGCAACCAGATTTCAAGAATCCTAAGTAACGCTCTAATGCACCTTCTTTGCCCTCTAAAATCGCTTTAGCGAACGCAGTAGCTGCAGAAAATCCAGTCGCATATTGGAATACATAATAATCATAGTAGAAGTGTGGAATACGTGACCATTCTAATGCAATTTCAGAATCTGAATTCACAGCTTCACCATAATATTTTTTATTCAATTCACGGTAATTATCAGATAAAAATTGTTGCGTCAACGGTTGCCCTGCCGCATCAGATGTATGCATAAAGTGTTCAAATTCCGCAAATTGCGTTTGACGGAAAACTGTTCCTTTTAAGCCATCTAAGAAATGATTGAGGATATATAAACGAATGGCTGGTTCTTCATATTTCTCTAATAAATAAGCTGTCAATAAGTTTTCGTTTGTTGTAGACGCAATTTCTGCTAAGAAAATTGAGTAACGACCATAAACATAGGGTTGGTATTTATGTGATAGGTAACTATGCGCACTATGGCCTAATTCGTGCACTAATGTGTATAACCAATTAACATTATCTTGCCAATTCATTAAAATATATGGATTTGTGTCATACATACCAGATGAATAGGCACCACTACGTTTACCTTTATTTTCATACAAATCAATCCAACGTTCACTAAATGCTTTTTCCATAATAGTTAAGTATTCTTCACCTAATGGCGCCAAAGCTTTCATTGTAATCTCTTTAGCTTCGTCGTAAGTCATTTTTATCGGAGCATCGCCTAATAACGGTGTATACATATCATACATTTGTAAATCTTCAATGCCTAATAATTGTTGACGCAACGCTGTGTAGCGGTGTAATAAATTCAAGCGATTGCCGACTGTATCTAATAATGTATCGTATACTGATTCTGGTATATTATTACTAAATAATGCTGCATGACGTGCAGAGTTAAATCCTCGAACTTTAGCGTTGAAGTTGTGCACTTTAATATTATTAGATAATATGGATGCCATCGTATTTTTAAATTGATCGTAGACTGAATATAATTGTTCAAAAGCATCTTTACGTACACGACGATTTGAACTTTCGAGCATTTTGCCGTATAAACTATGCGTTAATTGAACTTTATTGCCATCTTCATCTTCAATTTCAGGAAACACCAGGTCAGCATTATTCAATAAA
The genomic region above belongs to Aerococcaceae bacterium zg-1292 and contains:
- the pepF gene encoding oligoendopeptidase F — encoded protein: MTVSTVKTREAMDERYTWDLTSVFESDTALEAELEAIQSLLPDVAAFAGTLSESADRLADAIDAILGLTRRMSKVYTYSHLKNDQDKSNAKYQEMNARAMQLYNQVEETTAFFSPEVNSMDEDTLKGFIESNNRLQAYDQFLDNITRQRAHVLSKESETLLAQAGEVFQGASNTFSLLNNADLVFPEIEDEDGNKVQLTHSLYGKMLESSNRRVRKDAFEQLYSVYDQFKNTMASILSNNIKVHNFNAKVRGFNSARHAALFSNNIPESVYDTLLDTVGNRLNLLHRYTALRQQLLGIEDLQMYDMYTPLLGDAPIKMTYDEAKEITMKALAPLGEEYLTIMEKAFSERWIDLYENKGKRSGAYSSGMYDTNPYILMNWQDNVNWLYTLVHELGHSAHSYLSHKYQPYVYGRYSIFLAEIASTTNENLLTAYLLEKYEEPAIRLYILNHFLDGLKGTVFRQTQFAEFEHFMHTSDAAGQPLTQQFLSDNYRELNKKYYGEAVNSDSEIALEWSRIPHFYYDYYVFQYATGFSAATAFAKAILEGKEGALERYLGFLKSGCSQYPIDTIKTAGLDMTQSDYIDAALDVFETRLNEFEALLKEQQ
- a CDS encoding ribonuclease J: MSKIQIIPLGGVREAGKNLYAVEVNQSIFVLDCGLVYPEGEMLGIDYVIPDFSYLEDNKERIVGIFLTHGHADAVGALPYLLEVVDAPVFGTEFTIAIASITAKAKGLGDRLENFFKIDEKMEIEFEDAHVTFFKTTHSIPGSVGIVIHTDEGQIVYTGDFRFDAGATPLYQTEFGRLTDIGETGVLALLSDSANAESSFDNVSDLRVLDEIVETFSNADGRVIVACIGSNISRIQQVMDAAYQTNRKIFFSGTELYDIVDTALEMDKIKIPSRRILGQIKHLNTTPDEEVVILETGDVGEPLKAVEAMCRGQHRQVRIKDGDLVYIASTPSLAFETTMARIKDQVYRCGATVKEITDHISTSGHASQTDLKLMLNFLKPKYLIPVNGEYRMQNAHAELARQLGYTDEQLLLPALGDVIELHQGVLQITKQVEAGDVLVDGIGVGDIGSVVLRDRRILSEEGIFIVVATISRRLGKVLVGPQITSRGFIYVKENIEILQTCSTMTLDTLDKHLASDSFDWNELKQDIREQLGRYLYQETKRRPVVLPIIMEASSYQMPNE